The Gemmatimonadales bacterium genome includes the window TTCGGCATCGCCCTCGGCATCGTGGGCGCCGCGGTGGTGCTGCGCCTCGGGCCCGCGGCCGAGTGGTTCATCTGGCCCATTCCGGCGGTGCTCTCGCCCTTCGCCTGCGTGTTCTACCCGCTGGCCACGCTGCCCGCCTGGATGCGGCCGGTCGCGCGCGCGCTGCCGCCGTCGTACGTGTTCGAGGGGATGCGGGCGATCCTCGCCGGCGGCCACCCGCCCGGCGGCGCGCTGGCGGCGGGAGCCGTGCTCGCGGCGGCGGACGTGCTGCTCGCCGGCTGGGTGTTCCGCGCCGTGCACCGCTACGCGGTCCGGACCGGCCTCATCGCCCGCTACGCCGCCGAGAGCGTGAGCTGACGCGCGTGCCGCCGCTTGACGCCGCGGCCGTCGATAGTTAGAAATTCGTCAATACACGCCACGACGATAGGCAGGATGGACGACACGAGCCTGGTCCGGGTGCTGCGCGCCCTGGCCGACCCCAAGCGGTTCCGGATGGTGCAGGAGCTGGCCCAGGCCGGCGAGCTGTGCTGCGGCGACCTGGGGCGGCGGTTCGACGTCTCCCAGCCGACCGTCTCCCACCACCTGAAACTGCTGGCCGAGGCGGGCGTACTGACCGTGCGCCACGACGGACAGCACCACTTCATCTCGGTCAACCGCAGCGTGTTGGACGAGGCGGGTGCGCTGTTGCCCGCCCGGCTCCGGGCGCGGCGCGGCCGGACCGCCGGCCGCGGCCGGGCCGCGGTCCGGGGAACACCCGCCGGGGTCCGCGGTAGACCGCACGGCCGGATCCCCGGGGGGTGAGCGGAAGGCGCGCCCGTGTCGAATCTGGGCGCGGTCGAACGACGATCTGGCGTCGGGAAGAGCGGCGTAGCGCCCACGGCCTGGAGGCCGTGCGGCGGAGGATGGAAGTCCTGTCTGGAGGCTCCGTGAGTCAGCAGCTCGAGGGTAGGCAGCCCGGTGTTCGCTTCGCCGCGCTCGCGGCGGTGATCCTGGTCCTGGCGGCGGGTTGCCGCGGCGGCGGCGCCGGGCGGGGCGGGTTCCCGCCCGCCGAGGTCGCGGTGGTGGCGGTGGCGCCGCACACGGTGGCGCAGTCGTTCGAGTTCCCCGGCGAGGTCCAGCCGTACCGGCGGGTGGAGGTACGGGCTCGCGTCGAGGGGATCATTGAGCAGCGTCCGTTCACCGAGGGGGCGATGGTCAAGCCGGGCGAGCTGCTCTACCGGCTCGACAAGGTCCGCTACGACGCGGCGTTCCGGAGCGCGCAGGCCAGGCTCCAGAACGCGAGGCAGACGTTCGAGCGGGTGGAACCGCTCCTAGCGCAGCGCGCGGTCGCACAGCAGGACGTGGACAACGCCCGCGCCGAGCTGGCGGCGGCCCAGGGCGCCTTCGACCAGGCGAAGAAAGACCTGGACGACACCGACGTGAGGGCGGAGATCGAGGGCCGGGTGGGGCGCACGCTCATGGAGGTGGGGGCACGGGTCACGGGGCCGGCGGACCTGCTCACGACCATCGACCGCCTCGACCCGGTGTACGTCACCTTCGAGCCCAGCTCGCAGCAGCTGCTCGAGTGGCGGGAGAACGCGCGCTGGCGCGATCTCATCCTCCCCGGGAGCCGGCTCACGGTGCAGGTGGTGCTGCCGGACGGGACGGTGCTGCCGCGCACCGGCCGACTCGACTTCGTGGCCCCGTCGCTCGACGCGGCGACCGGCACGCAGGAATTCCGCGCCACCTTCCAGAACGCGGACCGGCTGCTGATGCCGGGCCAGTTCGTGCGGGTGCGGCTGGTGGGCTTCGCCCGGGACAGCGCCATTGCCGTTCCGCAGCGGGCGGTGCAGACCGGCCTGGGCCGGCAGTTCGTCTATGTCGTGGGCGCGGGCGACACGGTGCAGACGCGCGACGTGCAGACCGGGGCGTGGGCCGGGGACCAGTGGATCATCAACCGCGGCCTCGCGCCGGGCGACCGCGTGGTGGTGGACGGGATCCAGAAGGTGGTCCCGGGCCGGCCGGTGAAGCCGGTGCCGCTCGCCGACAGCGCGGCGGCGGCCGGGACGCCGGTCCCGGCAGGGAAGCGTCCGGGGGCGGGGGCGGGGCGATGACCGGTCCGACCGAGAACGGGAACGAGATCAAGTACTACTTCATCCGCCGGCCCGTCCTGGCCGGCGTGGTCTCGATGATCATCACCCTGATGGGCATCCTGGCCATCCGGCTGCTGCCCATCTCGCGCTACCCGCAGATCTCGCCCCCCGCCATCCAGGTGGTGGCGGTCTATCCGGGGGCGACCGCCCAGGACGTGGCGGAGGCCGTCGCGGCGCCGATCGAGCAGCAGCTCTCCGGCCTGCAGGGGATGCTCTACTACACGTCGGCCAACGCGAGCGACGGGACGATGAGCCTGTCCATCTACTTCGACGTCAACCGCAACCAGGACCTGGCGGCGGTGGACGTCCAGAACGCGGTGCAGCTGGCCTCGCCGCAGCTGCCGGCCGCGGTCCGCCAGCTCGGCATCTCGATCATCAAGGCCAACTCCGACATCCTCGGGGTGGTGGGCCTCAGCTCGAGCGACCCGCGCTACGACGCGGCGTACCTCACGAACTACATGAAGCTGTACATCGAGGACGAGCTGAAGGGCGTGCAGGGCATCGGCAATGCCACCACGTTCGGCGGGCTGCAGTTCTCGATGCTGATCCAGCTCGACCCCGACAAGATGGCGCAGCTCGGCATCACCGTGAGCGACGTCGCGGATGCGGTGCGCGAGCAGAATGCGACCAACCCGGCCGGCCGGCTCGGCGGCGAGCCCGCGCCGCCCGGCACGGACCTCACCATCCCGGTCACGACCGTCGGCCGGCTCCAGACCCCCGACGAGTTCAACGACATCGTCGTGCGGGCGCTGCCGGACGGCTCCGAAATCCGGATCCGGGACATCGGGCGCGCGGTGCTCGGCTCGCAGAACTACGACTTCGAGGGCCGGCTCAACGGCAAGCCGACGGCGCTGTGCCTGCTGTACCTGCGGCCGGGGGCCAACGCGCTGCGGGCCCGCGACGCCGTCGTCAAGCGCATCGGCCAGCTGCAGAAGAACCTCCCGCCGGGCGTGACGATCAGCATCCCCTTCGACACCACCCCGTTCGTCACGGTGTCGATCCACGAGGTGGTCGTCACGCTGGTGGAGGCGCTGCTGCTGGTGGCGCTGGTGGTGTTCGTGTTCCTGCAGAGCTGGCGGGCGACGCTGATCCCGATGCTCGCCGTGCCGGTGAGCGTGATCGGCACCTTCCTCGGCCTCGAGGCGCTGGGGATGTCGATCAACGTGCTCACGCTGTTCGCCCTGGTGCTCGCCATCGGCATCGTGGTGGACGACGCCATCGTGGTCATCGAGAACGTCGAGCGGATCATGGCCACCGAGGGGCTGCCGCCGCGGCTCGCCGCGGACCGGGGCATCCAGCAGGTCGCGCCCGCCCTGATCGCGATCGTGCTGTCGCTCACGGCCGTGTTCGTGCCGGTGGCGTTCACCGGCGGCGTCACCGGCGCCCTGTTCCGGCAGTTCGCCATCACCATCGCCATCGCGGTGGTGCTGTCGGGCGTGGTGGCCCTGACCCTCACGCCGGCCCTGTGCGCCTTCCTCCTCAAGGAGGTGAGCGAGGCGCATACCACCGGGCCGTTCGGCGCCTTCAACCGGCTGTTCGAGCGCGGGCGCGGCAACTACGTGCGGAACGTGGAGCGGGTGCTGCGGCGACCCAGGGCGGGCTTCGCGGCGTTCGCCGTCGTGATCGTGCTCGCCGTGGTGCTGTGGCGGCACGTCCCGTCGTCGTTCATCCCCACCGAGGACAAGGGGTACTTCGCGGTCGCGCTCCAGCTGCCCGACGGCTCCTCGTTGCAGCGCACCAGGGCCGTGGTGCAGCGGGTGGAGGGGTTCCTGCGGCAGGAGCCGGCGGTGCGGAACATCGTCGCCCTCGCGGGGCTCGACATCCTGAGCCGATCGAGTCAGACCAACAGCGCCGTGATCTTCGTCAACGTGGCGCCGTGGGACGAGCGCGGGAAGAAGGACGCGCTCGACGCCATCACCCAGCGGCTGTCCTTCCGGCTGTTCGGGATGAAGGACGCGATCGGCTTCGCCTTCAACCTGCCGGAGATCCCGGGCCTCGGGGCGACGGCCGGGGTCGAGACCAACCTCCAGGACCGCCTCGGCCGTCCGGTGAACGACTTCGCGGGCCAGGTGCAGCAGTTCGTGCAGGCCGCGAACCAGCTGCCGGCCGTGGCCGGCGTGCAGGTCAACTTCCGCGCCAACGTGCCGCAGCTGTTCGTCAACGTGGACCGCGCGGCGGCCAAGGCCCGCGGTGTTCAGCTGGGCGACCTGTTCGGCACGCTGCAGGCGCTGCTGTCCACGCTGTACATCAACGACTTCAACCTGTACGGGAAGACCTACCGGGTGCAGGCGGAGGCGGCGGCCCCGTTCCGCCAGACGCCGTCCGACATCGGGCGGCTGTACGTGCGCGGCGCCAACCGGGCGATGATTCCGCTCTCGGCCCTGACCCGCACCGAGTTCCGGGCGGCGCCGACGCTGGTGAGCCGCTTCAACGGCTTCACGTCGGCGCTGCTCACCGGCGCGCCGAAGCCGGGGCGCAGCAGCGGGGAGATGATGGCGGACCTCGACAGCCTGGTGTCCACCCGCTTCGGCAACGAGGGCCTCGCGCTCGCCTACTCCGGCCAGTCGTATCAGGAGCGCGCCTCGAGCGGCGCGGCGGGCGCCGTGATGGCGCTCGGCCTGATCATCGTGTTCCTCGTCCTGGCCGCGCAGTACGAGAGCTGGTCGCTGCCGTTCGCGGTGCTGCTCGGCGTGCCGTTCGGCGTGCTCGGGGCCTTCTTCGGCGTGTGGCTGCGCGGCCAGCCGAGCGACATCTACGTCCAGGTCGGCCTCATCACGGTGGTCGGCCTGTCGGCCAAGAACGCGATCCTCATCGTGGAGTTCGCCAACTCACTGCGCGAGCAGGGCGTCCCGCTGCTCCAGGCCGCGACGCTCGCGGCGCGCGACCGCTTGCGGCCGATCCTGATGACGTCGCTGGCCTTCATCTTCGGCGTCTCGCCGCTGCTGGTGGCGGGCGGGGCGGGGGCGGTGAGCCGCCACTCGATCGGCACCACGGTGTTCTTCGGGATGCTGATCGCCACGGCGATCGCGATCGTGTTCATCCCGCTGTTCTTCCGCGTGATCCAGGGCCTCGCGGAGCGCGGACGGCCCGCGGCGCCGGCCGGCGGGGAGGTGACCCAGTGAGCGCGCTCCGCGGGGCTGGTGCCGGGGGCCCCGGTGCCGTGGCACGTCGCGCCGCGGCGCTGATCGTCGCCGCGGCCCTCGCCGGGTGCGGCGTCGGTCCCCGCTACCGGCCGGCCCCCGTGGTTCCCGCCGCGACCGAGGTCGGGGTACCGCGGCTGGCGGACTCCACCCGCGCCTTCTTCGATTCGCTGGCGGCCGCCCGCGCGGCCGACACCGCGCGCCCGGCCTCCGCGCCGGTGCCGCCGCGGCGCCTCACGGCGGATTCGGTCGCCGACCTGGCGTGGCTGGACGTGCTGCGCGACACGGTGCTCACGCGGCTGGTGGGCATCGCGCTGCAGCAGAACCGCGACGTCGCGACGGCGCGAGCCACCATCGAGGAGTACCGCGCCCTCGCCGGCGTCGCGCGCTCGGCGCTGTGGCCGAGCCTCGCCCTCAACGGCAGCGTCTCGCGCAACCGGGTGGTGTTCGGCACGCAGGCGATCCCGCCGTACACGGCCTGGCGCGCCACCGCGGACCTCTCGTGGGAGCTGAACTTCTGGGCCGTCGGCAGCGGGATCGCGGCGGCGAACGCCGACCTGGCGGCGCAGCGGGCCGCGGAGCGCGCCGCGGTGCTGTCGCTGGTGAGCGACGTCGCGACGGGGTACCTGCAGCTCCTCGAGCTGGACCAGGAGCACGCGGTGGCCGAGCGGACGCTGGCGTCGCGCCAGGCGACGCTGGAGCTGGCGCGGCAGCGGTTCGGCCGCGGCCTCATCTCCGAGCTGGACGTGCGGCAGTTCGAGGCGCAGGTGGCCGTGCCGGCGGCGCGCCTCGCCCAGGTGGAGCAGGCCCGCTCGCGGCAGGAGCACGCGCTCGACGTCCTGCTGGGCGAAGGCCCGGCCCCGATCCCGCGCGGCACCACGCTCGCGGCCGCGGTGCGCGCGGTGGTGGTTCCGGATTCGATCCCGTCCACGCTCCTCGCCCGCCGGCCCGACGTCGAGGCCGCCGAGCGCGGCTACGCCTCGGCCACGGCACGGGTCGGCATCGCCGGCGCCGCGCGGCTCCCGTCGTTCGTGATCACCGGCTCCTACGGGGGCCAGGCGCCGAGCGCCGGCAACGTATTCCAGGGCCAGGCGAGAGTCTACGAGTTCCTCGGCGGCATCTCGATTCCGCTGTTCACCGGCGGGCGGCTGGTGAACGAGG containing:
- a CDS encoding efflux RND transporter periplasmic adaptor subunit, which produces MSQQLEGRQPGVRFAALAAVILVLAAGCRGGGAGRGGFPPAEVAVVAVAPHTVAQSFEFPGEVQPYRRVEVRARVEGIIEQRPFTEGAMVKPGELLYRLDKVRYDAAFRSAQARLQNARQTFERVEPLLAQRAVAQQDVDNARAELAAAQGAFDQAKKDLDDTDVRAEIEGRVGRTLMEVGARVTGPADLLTTIDRLDPVYVTFEPSSQQLLEWRENARWRDLILPGSRLTVQVVLPDGTVLPRTGRLDFVAPSLDAATGTQEFRATFQNADRLLMPGQFVRVRLVGFARDSAIAVPQRAVQTGLGRQFVYVVGAGDTVQTRDVQTGAWAGDQWIINRGLAPGDRVVVDGIQKVVPGRPVKPVPLADSAAAAGTPVPAGKRPGAGAGR
- a CDS encoding metalloregulator ArsR/SmtB family transcription factor, with amino-acid sequence MDDTSLVRVLRALADPKRFRMVQELAQAGELCCGDLGRRFDVSQPTVSHHLKLLAEAGVLTVRHDGQHHFISVNRSVLDEAGALLPARLRARRGRTAGRGRAAVRGTPAGVRGRPHGRIPGG
- a CDS encoding efflux transporter outer membrane subunit, with translation MSALRGAGAGGPGAVARRAAALIVAAALAGCGVGPRYRPAPVVPAATEVGVPRLADSTRAFFDSLAAARAADTARPASAPVPPRRLTADSVADLAWLDVLRDTVLTRLVGIALQQNRDVATARATIEEYRALAGVARSALWPSLALNGSVSRNRVVFGTQAIPPYTAWRATADLSWELNFWAVGSGIAAANADLAAQRAAERAAVLSLVSDVATGYLQLLELDQEHAVAERTLASRQATLELARQRFGRGLISELDVRQFEAQVAVPAARLAQVEQARSRQEHALDVLLGEGPAPIPRGTTLAAAVRAVVVPDSIPSTLLARRPDVEAAERGYASATARVGIAGAARLPSFVITGSYGGQAPSAGNVFQGQARVYEFLGGISIPLFTGGRLVNEAAAARAQAEQARAQYEQAVLVALGEAGDALVGVRAARDAAAAEQTQATALRRALALAEMRYRSGVSNYLEVLDAERSLFDAELAASQAQLQQLTAAVQLYKALGGSWPGMDATR
- a CDS encoding multidrug efflux RND transporter permease subunit, giving the protein MTGPTENGNEIKYYFIRRPVLAGVVSMIITLMGILAIRLLPISRYPQISPPAIQVVAVYPGATAQDVAEAVAAPIEQQLSGLQGMLYYTSANASDGTMSLSIYFDVNRNQDLAAVDVQNAVQLASPQLPAAVRQLGISIIKANSDILGVVGLSSSDPRYDAAYLTNYMKLYIEDELKGVQGIGNATTFGGLQFSMLIQLDPDKMAQLGITVSDVADAVREQNATNPAGRLGGEPAPPGTDLTIPVTTVGRLQTPDEFNDIVVRALPDGSEIRIRDIGRAVLGSQNYDFEGRLNGKPTALCLLYLRPGANALRARDAVVKRIGQLQKNLPPGVTISIPFDTTPFVTVSIHEVVVTLVEALLLVALVVFVFLQSWRATLIPMLAVPVSVIGTFLGLEALGMSINVLTLFALVLAIGIVVDDAIVVIENVERIMATEGLPPRLAADRGIQQVAPALIAIVLSLTAVFVPVAFTGGVTGALFRQFAITIAIAVVLSGVVALTLTPALCAFLLKEVSEAHTTGPFGAFNRLFERGRGNYVRNVERVLRRPRAGFAAFAVVIVLAVVLWRHVPSSFIPTEDKGYFAVALQLPDGSSLQRTRAVVQRVEGFLRQEPAVRNIVALAGLDILSRSSQTNSAVIFVNVAPWDERGKKDALDAITQRLSFRLFGMKDAIGFAFNLPEIPGLGATAGVETNLQDRLGRPVNDFAGQVQQFVQAANQLPAVAGVQVNFRANVPQLFVNVDRAAAKARGVQLGDLFGTLQALLSTLYINDFNLYGKTYRVQAEAAAPFRQTPSDIGRLYVRGANRAMIPLSALTRTEFRAAPTLVSRFNGFTSALLTGAPKPGRSSGEMMADLDSLVSTRFGNEGLALAYSGQSYQERASSGAAGAVMALGLIIVFLVLAAQYESWSLPFAVLLGVPFGVLGAFFGVWLRGQPSDIYVQVGLITVVGLSAKNAILIVEFANSLREQGVPLLQAATLAARDRLRPILMTSLAFIFGVSPLLVAGGAGAVSRHSIGTTVFFGMLIATAIAIVFIPLFFRVIQGLAERGRPAAPAGGEVTQ